A section of the Triticum dicoccoides isolate Atlit2015 ecotype Zavitan chromosome 7A, WEW_v2.0, whole genome shotgun sequence genome encodes:
- the LOC119327499 gene encoding F-box/kelch-repeat protein SKIP25-like, whose protein sequence is MAAPALAKRPCSSPSASASCREAKRLRPAPAPAPMERHDAAAAAAEVSTTTSQQQSQPLLPGLPDHLAQLCLSTLPPRLMHAVCRPWRRLLYAPSFPPFLSLYALLEDAGDGGASFAAYDPIAARWDGLPAPPMPSPPPTLCHPSFLSRRLPLQSVAAAGKLVLVAGSTQSLHPALCRPLVFDPAAALAPRWQVGPKVPLAPRRWCAAGAARGRVFVAGGVGAGYDLAVARSGATWDPATPSAPWEPLPPLRDGRFSRDAAEAVCSGGKVCMVNLRGSGAKEGAVFDLVAGRWEDMPPGMLAGWKGPAAASPDSGDMIFVVDEERGALNAYDWGSDRWTTVAEAGRLKGAAEMAAGGGRVCVVSHGGAKVVVVDVTPKAGRSRGSTTPAPPRMWEVEAPAGRRVVSLHVLPRMTRPE, encoded by the coding sequence ATGGCTGCACCCGCGCTGGCCAAGCGCCCCTGCAGCAGCCCCTCCGCCTCCGCTTCTTGTCGCGAGGCCAAGCGGCTccgcccggcgccggcgccggcgcccatGGAGAGGCACGAcgccgctgctgccgctgctgaggtgtCGACGACGACGTCGCAGCAGCAGTCGCAGCCGCTGCTCCCGGGCCTGCCGGACCACCTCGCGCAGCTCTGCCTCTCGACGCTGCCGCCGCGCCTCATGCACGCCGTCTGCCGCCCGTGGCGCCGGCTGCTGTACGCGCCGTCGTTCCCGCCGTTCTTGTCCCTCTACGCGCTTCTTGAGGACGCCGGCGACGGCGGGGCCTCCTTCGCGGCCTACGACCCGATCGCCGCGCGCTGGGACGGGCTGCCGGCGCCGCCGATGCCATCGCCGCCCCCGACGCTCTGCCACCCGTCGTTCCTCTCCCGCCGGCTGCCGCTCCAGTCGGTGGCCGCCGCGGGGAAGCTCGTCCTCGTCGCGGGGTCCACGCAGTCGCTCCACCCGGCGCTGTGCCGGCCGCTGGTGTTCGACCCGGCCGCCGCGCTGGCCCCGCGGTGGCAGGTCGGCCCGAAAGTCCCGCTCGCCCCGCGCAGGTGGTGCGCGGCGGGCGCGGCGCGGGGGCGCGTGTTCGTCGCGGGCGGCGTGGGCGCCGGCTACGACCTCGCCGTCGCGCGCTCCGGGGCGACGTGGGACCCCGCCACGCCGTCCGCGCCGTGggagccgctgccgccgctgcggGACGGGCGGTTCAGCCGTGACGCGGCGGAGGCCGTGTGCTCGGGCGGGAAGGTCTGCATGGTCAATCTCCGCGGCAGCGGCGCCAAGGAGGGGGCCGTGTTCGACCTGGTGGCCGGGCGGTGGGAGGACATGCCGCCCGGCATGCTGGCCGGGTGGAAGGGCCCCGCCGCGGCGTCCCCGGACAGCGGCGACATGATCTTCGTCGTGGACGAGGAGCGCGGCGCGCTCAACGCCTACGACTGGGGGTCCGACCGGTGGACGACGGTCGCGGAGGCGGGGCGGCTCAAGGGCGCGGCCGAGAtggccgcgggcggcggcaggGTGTGCGTCGTGTCCCACGGCGGCGCGAAGGTGGTGGTCGTGGACGTGACGCCCAAGGCGGGGAGGAGCAGGGGCTCCAcgacgccggcgccgccgcgcATGTGGGAGGTGGAGGCGCCGGCCGGGCGGCGGGTGGTGTCGCTGCACGTGCTGCCCAGGATGACGCGCCCCGAGTAG